A stretch of the Candidatus Afararchaeum irisae genome encodes the following:
- the aglJ gene encoding S-layer glycoprotein N-glycosyltransferase AglJ — protein sequence MKDPESLGDTKVRDVSKDEVCVLIPTLNEEGAIGEVIEGFSGLGFDNILVIDGGSDDTTREIAREKGARVVVQSGKGKGQAVQEAINLIDEPYVVMVDGDGTYDPDEVDRLLEPLERGYDHVLGNRLSDPDEGAFTRLNYAGNRIFNSVFSLAHGRDLSDILTGYRAFTTQSAEDLYLEEKGFGIETEMTVESLKHDQDVVSVPISYRSRPETADTKLHPIKDGARIAYTIYRMTKTNNPLFYFGSIGGLLFLMGFVSGLYVVYDRYVNGISRNLLAVLTALLVLAGVQLFIFGSLSDILVDLHREEMREIRSLKEEDDE from the coding sequence ATGAAAGACCCCGAGAGCCTCGGCGACACGAAGGTGAGAGATGTCTCGAAGGACGAAGTCTGTGTTCTCATACCCACTCTCAACGAGGAGGGAGCCATAGGAGAGGTCATCGAGGGGTTCTCGGGATTAGGATTCGACAACATACTCGTTATCGACGGCGGGAGCGACGACACGACACGTGAGATAGCCCGCGAGAAGGGAGCACGTGTCGTAGTTCAGTCGGGGAAAGGAAAGGGACAGGCGGTACAGGAGGCGATAAACCTCATAGACGAGCCCTACGTCGTGATGGTAGACGGCGACGGAACCTACGACCCTGACGAGGTCGACAGACTACTCGAACCCCTCGAAAGGGGCTACGACCACGTACTCGGAAACCGCCTCTCAGACCCCGACGAGGGAGCCTTCACGCGTCTCAACTACGCCGGCAACAGGATCTTCAACTCCGTCTTCAGTCTCGCACACGGCAGAGACCTCAGCGACATACTCACCGGCTACCGTGCCTTCACGACACAGTCGGCTGAGGATCTCTACTTAGAGGAGAAAGGCTTCGGCATAGAGACCGAGATGACAGTCGAATCACTCAAACACGACCAAGACGTCGTGAGCGTTCCTATCTCTTACAGGTCACGTCCCGAGACCGCCGACACTAAGCTCCATCCAATCAAGGACGGCGCGAGGATAGCCTACACTATCTACCGTATGACCAAGACCAACAACCCACTCTTTTACTTCGGGAGCATAGGAGGACTCCTCTTCTTAATGGGATTTGTCTCGGGTCTCTACGTAGTCTACGACAGGTACGTCAACGGAATAAGCCGTAACCTCCTCGCTGTCCTCACCGCACTCCTCGTCCTCGCGGGGGTTCAGCTATTCATATTCGGCTCCCTGAGCGACATACTCGTCGACCTCCACAGGGAGGAGATGAGAGAGATAAGGAGTCTGAAAGAAGAAGACGACGAGTAA
- a CDS encoding 50S ribosomal protein L15e has translation MAKSFYSHVQEAWKNTDEGDISELQWSRMQRWRKQGAVERIERPTRIDRARSLGYKAKQGVVVARTRVRKGTARKQRFKAGRRSKRTGVTRVTPTKNTQRIAEERTARRFTNLEIVNSYWVGDDGDQEWFEVILYDPDHPAVQNDPDLNWVCDESQTGRVFRGKTSAGQSNRGLETRGKGAERLRPSRN, from the coding sequence ATGGCAAAATCGTTCTACTCACACGTTCAGGAAGCCTGGAAGAACACCGACGAAGGTGACATCTCCGAGCTTCAGTGGAGTCGTATGCAGAGATGGAGGAAGCAGGGCGCAGTTGAGAGGATCGAGAGACCAACGCGTATAGACAGGGCGAGGTCTCTCGGCTATAAGGCTAAGCAGGGTGTAGTCGTCGCACGTACGAGAGTCCGTAAGGGAACAGCTAGGAAGCAGCGTTTCAAGGCAGGAAGAAGGTCGAAGAGGACGGGTGTAACGAGGGTCACTCCGACGAAGAACACACAGAGGATAGCCGAGGAGAGAACTGCGCGCAGGTTCACAAACCTAGAGATAGTCAACTCGTACTGGGTCGGCGACGACGGAGACCAGGAGTGGTTCGAGGTCATACTCTACGACCCCGACCATCCCGCGGTACAGAACGACCCCGACCTCAACTGGGTATGTGACGAGAGCCAGACGGGACGTGTCTTCCGCGGAAAGACGAGCGCGGGACAGTCGAACCGTGGTCTCGAGACACGCGGAAAGGGTGCTGAGAGGCTCCGACCCAGCAGGAACTAA
- the hemA gene encoding glutamyl-tRNA reductase yields the protein MSEIRSLLVTHKWAEVNELEEVCKPDIDYLLESLESKKGIREAFVLQTCNRAEFYVTGDSPREALQEIADEIEIDRELRKYKGHTESVRHLMRLACGLESMVLGEDEILGQIREAYHEASEKGHLDSTLDTAIIKSIHLGERARSETRINEGNASMGSAAVEVAKERLGDLSGITVLVIGAGDMGELVSKALASRDKEYDDILVANRTFETAAKLADDIGGEPVKFAELSRHLHDADIVVTATGAPHPIFDKSDLDGHELLVVDLANPRDVNQNADELDDVDVVDIDDLSQVSDSSLQTRREAAERVEEMISDEMEVLERKLNEKAAQEMLSRIYSYAEGLRETETQRAFERLEENGRGLSDDEKEIINDLTRSLVSQLLSDPTKSLKKAAASEDYETLQSASRIFRLSDSESSEPPAPTGAREEVGYVPGSSES from the coding sequence ATGTCTGAGATCAGGAGCCTTCTTGTAACTCACAAGTGGGCGGAGGTCAACGAGCTAGAGGAGGTCTGTAAGCCCGACATAGACTACCTCCTAGAGAGTCTGGAGTCTAAGAAGGGGATTCGGGAGGCGTTCGTGCTCCAGACGTGTAACAGAGCCGAGTTCTACGTTACGGGTGACTCGCCGAGGGAGGCTCTCCAGGAGATCGCCGACGAGATAGAGATAGACCGCGAGCTCAGGAAGTATAAGGGACACACAGAGTCGGTACGTCATCTGATGCGTCTCGCGTGTGGTCTCGAAAGCATGGTTCTCGGCGAGGACGAGATACTCGGTCAGATAAGGGAGGCGTACCACGAGGCTTCCGAGAAGGGTCATCTTGACAGCACCCTCGACACAGCCATAATAAAGTCGATACATCTCGGCGAGAGGGCGCGTTCGGAGACACGTATAAACGAGGGCAATGCCTCGATGGGAAGTGCAGCCGTCGAGGTCGCGAAGGAACGTCTAGGCGACCTCTCGGGTATAACAGTTCTCGTGATAGGCGCGGGAGACATGGGCGAGCTAGTCTCGAAGGCTCTCGCTTCGAGGGACAAGGAGTACGACGACATACTCGTGGCTAACCGGACGTTCGAGACGGCTGCGAAGCTCGCAGACGACATAGGTGGCGAGCCCGTCAAGTTCGCCGAGCTATCGAGACATCTCCACGACGCCGACATAGTCGTGACAGCGACGGGTGCTCCCCATCCCATATTCGACAAGTCAGACCTTGATGGGCACGAACTCCTCGTAGTCGACCTCGCCAACCCGCGTGACGTCAACCAGAACGCCGACGAACTCGACGACGTAGATGTCGTAGACATAGACGATCTCTCACAGGTCAGCGACTCGTCTCTTCAGACACGCAGAGAGGCGGCAGAGAGGGTGGAGGAGATGATCTCGGACGAGATGGAGGTTCTCGAACGCAAGCTCAACGAGAAGGCGGCACAGGAGATGCTTTCGAGGATCTACAGCTACGCCGAGGGTCTGAGAGAGACAGAGACCCAGAGAGCCTTCGAGAGACTCGAGGAGAACGGAAGAGGACTCTCCGACGACGAGAAGGAGATAATAAACGACCTCACTCGGTCGCTCGTCTCACAGCTTCTCTCCGACCCCACGAAGTCGCTCAAGAAGGCGGCGGCGTCAGAGGACTACGAGACACTCCAGTCGGCGTCACGTATATTCCGCCTCAGCGACTCGGAGTCGTCAGAGCCCCCGGCTCCGACAGGGGCACGTGAGGAGGTCGGCTACGTACCGGGTTCGAGTGAGTCGTAG
- a CDS encoding IS6 family transposase, which produces MKFKLPVLTKVLEEVDFFERERTDESYVELGLVLYDAGLSLRKTEKVLNWLGVDVSHVAVWEWVNKLGEKLTGSQPVNDLPDVILMDETSITQSGEEFTLFAALHPETREVVHLNLYPTRNYLTTTKFLREIEEIYDELPEAVVTDNAVGYGAAFQRLSIQQYVIHTGVRNRIERWFQELKRRINAFYASFTGKSVEPTQNWLRQFAWFWNNCLT; this is translated from the coding sequence ATGAAATTCAAACTCCCCGTATTAACGAAAGTATTAGAAGAAGTAGACTTTTTCGAGAGAGAAAGAACCGACGAGTCGTACGTAGAGCTTGGCTTAGTCCTGTACGATGCAGGACTAAGCCTTCGCAAGACCGAGAAGGTTCTCAATTGGTTAGGAGTAGATGTTTCTCATGTGGCAGTATGGGAATGGGTTAATAAGCTCGGAGAGAAGTTGACTGGCTCTCAGCCAGTCAACGATCTCCCTGATGTGATCCTTATGGATGAAACGTCTATAACCCAGAGCGGGGAAGAGTTTACACTCTTCGCCGCTCTTCATCCCGAAACAAGGGAAGTAGTCCATCTAAATCTCTATCCTACACGTAATTACCTCACGACAACCAAGTTCCTACGAGAGATCGAAGAAATATACGACGAACTGCCAGAAGCGGTAGTTACAGATAATGCTGTAGGATACGGAGCCGCTTTTCAGCGGCTCAGTATCCAACAGTATGTGATCCATACCGGAGTAAGAAACCGTATCGAACGGTGGTTTCAGGAGCTTAAGCGTAGAATCAATGCGTTCTACGCTTCTTTCACCGGAAAAAGCGTAGAACCTACCCAGAACTGGTTGCGTCAGTTCGCTTGGTTCTGGAATAACTGCTTAACTTAA
- a CDS encoding transcription initiation factor IIB — translation MVNLRSSESVREYQGSESEKEEETEEETVHECPECGSDNLVEDSERGETVCQDCGLVVEDEQVDRGPEWRAFDSKERDEKSRVGAPMTQRMHDKGLTTNIDWRDKDAFGQSLSADRRAQMKRLRKWQNRIRTSGSKERNLQFALGEIDRMSSSLNIPESTREVASMIYRRALDENLLPGRSIEGVAASVLYAACRQENIPRSLDEIAEVSRVEKQEVARTYRYVARQLNLEIGPTDPAEFVPRFASDLDLSEEVQQKASDIIHDTAEQGLLSGKSPTGYAAAAIYLASILCNEKRTQKEVAEAASVTEVTIRNRYHEQAEAIGAGV, via the coding sequence ATGGTTAATCTCAGATCATCCGAATCCGTCAGGGAGTACCAGGGCTCCGAGTCAGAGAAAGAGGAGGAGACGGAAGAGGAGACGGTACATGAATGTCCCGAGTGTGGCTCCGATAACCTCGTGGAGGACTCCGAGAGGGGCGAGACTGTCTGTCAGGACTGTGGACTCGTCGTCGAGGACGAGCAGGTCGACAGGGGTCCCGAGTGGCGCGCATTCGACTCGAAGGAGCGTGACGAGAAGTCACGTGTCGGGGCTCCCATGACACAGAGGATGCACGACAAGGGACTCACGACCAACATCGACTGGAGGGACAAGGACGCCTTCGGCCAGTCGCTCTCCGCCGACAGGCGCGCCCAGATGAAGAGGCTCCGTAAGTGGCAGAACCGCATAAGGACGAGCGGCTCTAAGGAGCGTAACTTACAGTTCGCTCTCGGGGAGATAGACCGTATGTCGTCGTCGCTCAACATACCCGAGAGCACGCGTGAGGTCGCCTCAATGATATACAGACGCGCGCTTGACGAGAACTTGCTCCCGGGACGTTCGATAGAGGGCGTCGCGGCTTCAGTGCTTTACGCGGCGTGCAGACAGGAGAACATACCACGTTCGCTCGACGAGATCGCTGAGGTCTCACGTGTCGAGAAACAGGAGGTAGCGAGAACCTACAGGTACGTCGCACGTCAGCTTAACCTCGAAATAGGTCCGACTGACCCCGCCGAGTTCGTACCGAGGTTCGCTTCTGACCTCGATCTCAGCGAGGAGGTACAGCAGAAGGCGAGCGACATAATACACGACACAGCCGAACAGGGTCTCCTCAGCGGCAAGTCGCCGACGGGATACGCCGCCGCCGCGATATATCTCGCTTCTATTCTGTGCAACGAGAAGAGGACACAGAAGGAGGTCGCCGAGGCGGCGAGTGTGACAGAGGTCACTATACGTAACCGTTACCACGAACAGGCGGAGGCTATCGGCGCTGGTGTGTAA
- a CDS encoding histone gives MTRTVELPFAPVDSLIRDADPDIRVSAGASERLAEVIQRKGAEVAAEAAEKATEDGRKTVMADDFGFETHPAEVSKDEVGLPIAPVDRIARLDIQNYRISKEARLVLADYLEDWAKDIAASAADLARHAERRTVQSEDIDAYLEICGDGSCS, from the coding sequence ATGACACGTACGGTCGAACTCCCTTTCGCTCCCGTCGACAGCCTGATACGTGACGCCGACCCCGATATACGCGTGAGCGCAGGAGCTTCGGAGAGACTCGCCGAGGTTATACAGAGAAAGGGCGCGGAGGTCGCAGCCGAAGCCGCCGAGAAAGCTACAGAAGACGGACGTAAGACGGTGATGGCGGACGACTTCGGCTTCGAGACCCACCCCGCCGAGGTTTCTAAGGACGAAGTCGGACTGCCGATAGCTCCGGTCGACAGGATAGCACGTCTCGACATTCAGAACTACAGGATTAGCAAGGAGGCACGTCTCGTACTCGCCGACTACTTAGAGGACTGGGCGAAGGATATAGCGGCGTCGGCGGCGGATCTCGCACGCCACGCCGAGAGGAGAACAGTTCAGTCGGAGGACATAGACGCCTATCTCGAAATCTGTGGCGACGGCTCGTGCTCGTGA
- a CDS encoding rhodanese-like domain-containing protein produces MGQTETQQTGGQDGGGGTGSDSGGGSDIESWEEAQHVATASWLSDNIDDVTVVDASPVDGTGYIDGAVGLDAGQTRGAPATPLHFEVNGIMKRPDDLAEVFGQNGISETDDVVVYDEFGGLWAATVVKSFIWAGHEGDVKLFEGNRTYWVEEGGATSESLAEPSEADYSHNGPAEDLIVTGVDVMRHLNDDSAVFVDNRDFVEYTGTEVRRHGGPSGSREGMNHRGGHIPGAELLPWRRLLTDPDNDELTTVGTSEIIRSPAHLRPVDEVSSELGELGISRDQTVISYCQTAVRGALPLPLLTDMGYNVRVYEGAYEEWGGNQITPITDLPPGGGWAYERAEEYGGFPGGEDYGVEQSSYGSDELLEILYDSLEPGT; encoded by the coding sequence ATGGGGCAGACAGAAACGCAACAGACGGGGGGGCAGGATGGTGGTGGGGGGACTGGATCGGACTCAGGTGGAGGCTCCGACATAGAGTCGTGGGAAGAGGCTCAACACGTCGCGACTGCTTCTTGGCTCTCCGACAACATAGACGACGTGACCGTGGTAGACGCTAGTCCCGTCGACGGTACGGGGTACATAGACGGTGCTGTCGGGCTCGACGCGGGTCAGACGAGGGGGGCTCCGGCGACGCCTCTCCATTTCGAGGTCAACGGCATCATGAAGAGACCCGACGACCTCGCCGAAGTCTTCGGTCAGAACGGTATCTCGGAGACAGACGACGTCGTGGTCTACGACGAGTTCGGAGGTCTCTGGGCGGCTACGGTCGTCAAGAGCTTCATCTGGGCGGGACACGAGGGAGACGTAAAGCTCTTCGAGGGCAACCGAACCTACTGGGTCGAGGAGGGAGGCGCGACCTCAGAGAGCTTAGCCGAGCCATCAGAAGCCGACTACTCACACAACGGTCCCGCGGAGGATCTCATCGTGACCGGAGTCGACGTTATGAGACATCTCAACGACGACTCGGCTGTCTTCGTAGACAACAGGGACTTCGTCGAGTACACCGGGACAGAGGTGAGACGCCACGGAGGACCCAGCGGCTCGCGCGAGGGGATGAACCACCGCGGGGGACATATACCCGGCGCGGAGCTTCTTCCGTGGAGACGTCTCCTCACAGACCCCGACAACGACGAGCTAACGACCGTGGGAACTAGCGAGATAATCCGTAGCCCCGCACATCTGCGTCCTGTCGACGAGGTATCGTCGGAGCTCGGAGAGTTAGGTATAAGCCGCGACCAGACCGTTATCTCGTACTGCCAGACAGCCGTTAGGGGTGCTCTGCCGCTCCCTCTCCTGACAGACATGGGATACAACGTCCGTGTCTACGAGGGAGCCTACGAGGAGTGGGGAGGAAACCAGATAACACCCATAACAGACCTGCCGCCCGGTGGTGGATGGGCATACGAGAGAGCCGAGGAGTACGGAGGCTTCCCCGGTGGAGAAGACTACGGCGTAGAACAAAGTTCGTACGGCTCCGATGAACTGCTTGAGATACTCTACGACTCACTCGAACCCGGTACGTAG
- a CDS encoding universal stress protein, protein MKFAVAVDGSDQSDNAVSYAMNIAECLGASVTLLHSSVPEIYSEGGDMLIEDMSEAETRGETVLEDARAEAENENSGIDVATELLYGDPADEIVRYAEDEEFDAIYVGHRGMSQKQEDLMGSVAQEIVRRASIPVTVVR, encoded by the coding sequence ATGAAGTTCGCAGTCGCGGTCGATGGATCAGACCAGAGCGATAACGCCGTGAGTTACGCCATGAACATAGCCGAATGTCTGGGTGCTTCGGTGACTCTCCTCCACTCCTCAGTTCCTGAGATATACTCCGAAGGAGGAGACATGCTCATAGAGGACATGTCAGAGGCTGAGACGAGGGGAGAGACGGTTCTCGAGGACGCACGCGCAGAAGCCGAGAACGAGAACTCCGGGATAGACGTCGCCACCGAGCTACTCTACGGAGACCCCGCTGACGAGATAGTTAGATACGCCGAGGACGAGGAGTTCGACGCGATCTACGTCGGACACAGGGGAATGTCACAGAAACAGGAGGATCTCATGGGAAGCGTCGCACAGGAGATCGTGAGAAGGGCGTCGATTCCCGTGACTGTGGTAAGATGA
- a CDS encoding CDP-alcohol phosphatidyltransferase family protein, giving the protein MAPRPRLVTLLRTPDVVSLTNTALGFAAVTFLLSGDTDTAARLVLIAGVADGLDGILARQSGTSQIGVELDSLADAVSFGLVPASLVYVLTRGEYTYISVLPVVFLLSAVVRLAVYNVKDSDSPGFTGVPSTLSGITVASAYLSDLGTPSVFFVGLTSVLAYLMVIDTSYPDLRERDAVLMGGLIGASGVFPDVAGSALPRLLLVFLVLFVVGGSSLYPNPEKEGH; this is encoded by the coding sequence ATGGCACCACGACCCCGACTCGTGACTCTGCTTCGGACTCCTGACGTCGTCTCTCTCACTAACACGGCTCTGGGGTTCGCCGCGGTTACCTTCCTCCTCTCAGGTGACACAGATACAGCGGCGCGCCTGGTTCTGATAGCCGGGGTCGCCGACGGACTCGACGGTATATTAGCGCGTCAGTCGGGAACGAGTCAGATAGGCGTCGAACTCGACTCACTCGCTGACGCAGTCTCGTTCGGTCTCGTGCCCGCCTCGCTCGTCTATGTCCTCACGAGAGGCGAGTACACGTACATCTCGGTTCTCCCCGTCGTCTTTCTCCTCTCGGCGGTCGTACGTCTTGCGGTCTACAACGTCAAGGACTCCGACTCACCGGGGTTCACGGGAGTACCGTCGACACTCTCGGGTATCACAGTCGCGTCGGCTTACCTCTCCGACCTCGGGACTCCGTCAGTCTTCTTCGTCGGTCTCACGTCTGTACTCGCGTACCTCATGGTGATCGACACGTCGTACCCCGACCTCAGAGAGAGAGACGCAGTACTGATGGGTGGACTCATAGGAGCCTCGGGTGTCTTTCCCGACGTAGCGGGGTCGGCTCTGCCGCGTCTACTTCTCGTCTTCCTCGTCCTCTTCGTCGTCGGAGGATCGTCGCTATACCCGAACCCTGAGAAAGAAGGTCACTGA